One genomic region from Phragmites australis chromosome 1, lpPhrAust1.1, whole genome shotgun sequence encodes:
- the LOC133888412 gene encoding small polypeptide DEVIL 4-like — protein MKLVGGQRRQRGFGKALKEQRARLYIIQRCVVMLLRWHD, from the coding sequence ATGAAGCTTGTTGGGGGCCAGAGGAGGCAGAGGGGGTTCGGCAAGGCCCTCAAGGAGCAGAGGGCAAGGCTCTACATCATCCAGCGCTGCGTCGTCATGCTCCTGCGCTGGCACGACTGA